A stretch of the Nothobranchius furzeri strain GRZ-AD chromosome 5, NfurGRZ-RIMD1, whole genome shotgun sequence genome encodes the following:
- the si:ch211-79k12.1 gene encoding uncharacterized protein si:ch211-79k12.1 isoform X1 — translation MKTFLVFSLVVLIHGTFATLTIKGPTEPVLEEEPVVLECLSSESDFNVSQVHFEYFHPYMTSWRRVWGSSMRDWYCMSGRWSDTEEENTGQLLISYPTRYSGVAFRCVSEAENVTAPDNASEPLTFKVQYLRQPSLTRQGYTSYLGVPNELRVRLGDDVVLKCSASSSEEPNYFWLKEGNDWILPSSTLTLRKMSAMDEGQYTCMVEHPSVASLSKKLTITITLLPKDAAWYETTNGRLWLITLAVAVPLLVFIVAVSVFFCRRAKRIRTNKGPIDDHSQKKPIYKTSAESLPSTCADNQPLV, via the exons ATGAAAACCTTTCTGGTGTTTTCACTGGTGGTCCTGATTCATGGCACCTTCG CAACTTTGACCATTAAAGGGCCAACTGAGCCTGTTCTGGAGGAAGAGCCGGTCGTGCTTGAGTGTCTCTCCTCAGAGTCTGACTTCAATGTCTCCCAAGTCCACTTTGAGTACTTCCACCCA TACATGACTTCATGGCGTCGTGTTTGGGGCTCATCTATGAGGGATTGGTACTGCATGTCAGGACGTTGGTCGGATACGGAGGAGGAGAACACCGGACAACTGCTGATTTCCTATCCAACGAGGTACTCCGGAGTGGCCTTCCGCTGTGTGTCAGAAGCTGAAAATGTGACTGCACCGGACAACGCCTCCGAGCCGCTGACCTTCAAAGTCCAGT ATTTGAGACAGCCGTCACTGACTAGGCAAGGCTACACCAGCTACCTGGGCGTCCCCAACGAGCTGAGGGTGCGACTCGGAGATGACGTAGTGCTGAAGTGTTCAGCAAGCTCATCGGAGGAACCCAACTACTTTTGGCTGAAAGAG GGTAATGACTGGATCCTGCCTTCTTCTACTCTGACACTGAGGAAGATGAGTGCTATGGATGAAGGACAGTACACTTGCATGGTCGAGCATCCTTCTGTTGCGTCCCTCAGCAAGAagctcaccatcaccatcacccttCTGCCCA AGGATGCTGCCTGGTACGAGACTACAAACGGACGCCTCTGGTTGATTACCTTGGCCGTGGCTGTTCCTCTGCTTGTGTTCATCGTGGCTGTGAGTGTGTTCTTCTGCCGCAGGGCCAAGAGGATCAGGACCAACAAGGGCCCGAT CGATGACCACTCTCAGAAGAAGCCCATCTACAAAACAAGTGCAGAGTCCCTTCCCTCCACCTGCGCTGACAACCAACCCCTGGTGTGA
- the si:ch211-79k12.1 gene encoding roundabout homolog 1 isoform X2 gives MKTFLVFSLVVLIHGTFATLTIKGPTEPVLEEEPVVLECLSSESDFNVSQVHFEYFHPQYMTSWRRVWGSSMRDWYCMSGRWSDTEEENTGQLLISYPTRYSGVAFRCVSEAENVTAPDNASEPLTFKVQYLRQPSLTRQGYTSYLGVPNELRVRLGDDVVLKCSASSSEEPNYFWLKEGNDWILPSSTLTLRKMSAMDEGQYTCMVEHPSVASLSKKLTITITLLPKDAAWYETTNGRLWLITLAVAVPLLVFIVAVSVFFCRRAKRIRTNKGPIDDHSQKKPIYKTSAESLPSTCADNQPLV, from the exons ATGAAAACCTTTCTGGTGTTTTCACTGGTGGTCCTGATTCATGGCACCTTCG CAACTTTGACCATTAAAGGGCCAACTGAGCCTGTTCTGGAGGAAGAGCCGGTCGTGCTTGAGTGTCTCTCCTCAGAGTCTGACTTCAATGTCTCCCAAGTCCACTTTGAGTACTTCCACCCA CAGTACATGACTTCATGGCGTCGTGTTTGGGGCTCATCTATGAGGGATTGGTACTGCATGTCAGGACGTTGGTCGGATACGGAGGAGGAGAACACCGGACAACTGCTGATTTCCTATCCAACGAGGTACTCCGGAGTGGCCTTCCGCTGTGTGTCAGAAGCTGAAAATGTGACTGCACCGGACAACGCCTCCGAGCCGCTGACCTTCAAAGTCCAGT ATTTGAGACAGCCGTCACTGACTAGGCAAGGCTACACCAGCTACCTGGGCGTCCCCAACGAGCTGAGGGTGCGACTCGGAGATGACGTAGTGCTGAAGTGTTCAGCAAGCTCATCGGAGGAACCCAACTACTTTTGGCTGAAAGAG GGTAATGACTGGATCCTGCCTTCTTCTACTCTGACACTGAGGAAGATGAGTGCTATGGATGAAGGACAGTACACTTGCATGGTCGAGCATCCTTCTGTTGCGTCCCTCAGCAAGAagctcaccatcaccatcacccttCTGCCCA AGGATGCTGCCTGGTACGAGACTACAAACGGACGCCTCTGGTTGATTACCTTGGCCGTGGCTGTTCCTCTGCTTGTGTTCATCGTGGCTGTGAGTGTGTTCTTCTGCCGCAGGGCCAAGAGGATCAGGACCAACAAGGGCCCGAT CGATGACCACTCTCAGAAGAAGCCCATCTACAAAACAAGTGCAGAGTCCCTTCCCTCCACCTGCGCTGACAACCAACCCCTGGTGTGA
- the taf12 gene encoding transcription initiation factor TFIID subunit 12 — MANNTPIIVKGLPSGPAGRSSPEGSQVLSKKKLQDLVREIDPNEQLDEDVEEMLLQIADDFIESVVTAACQLARHRKSNTLEVKDVQLHLERQWNMWIPGYGSDEIRPFKKACTTEAHKQRMALIRKTTKK; from the exons ATGGCTAACAACACCCCGATAATAGTGAAGGGTCTGCCCTCGGGTCCTGCAGGTAGAAGCAGCCCAGAGGGCTCTCAG GTGCTCAGTAAGAAGAAGCTTCAGGACCTGGTGAGAGAAATCGACCCAAATGAGCAGCTGGATGAGGATGTTGAGGAG ATGCTGCTTCAAATTGCGGATGACTTCATAGAAAGTGTGGTGACAGCTGCCTGCCAACTAGCACGCCATCGCAAATCCAACACATTAGAAGTTAAAGATGTTCAGCTACACCTCG AGCGCCAGTGGAACATGTGGATACCTGGTTACGGGTCAGATGAAATCAGACCGTTCAAGAAAGCATGCACCACAGAGGCTCATAAACAG AGAATGGCGCTGATCCGCAAGACGACCAAAAAGTAG